From Bombus huntii isolate Logan2020A chromosome 4, iyBomHunt1.1, whole genome shotgun sequence, one genomic window encodes:
- the LOC126864931 gene encoding bestrophin-4-like has protein sequence MTVSYQYQVANSTRGGFTRLLFMWRGSLYKLIYRELLLFLILFAAISTVYRHMLSIKLKREFEKIVIYCDNFINLIPLSFVLGFYVSYVAQRWWQQYQAIPWPDKVMHLIALYVTGNDEYARTLRRALMRYLNLSLILVLRSISSAVKKRFPTLDHVVDSGFMTAFELDLFLAVPSLEFNTYWIPCTWFINLLKEARHNHRIPDPQGLKLIMEEFSEFRTKCGLLWSYDWISIPLVYTQVVTLATYSFFAVALIARQYIDGKEKQFQLQIDIYIPVFTLLQFFFFMGLLKVAEQLINPFGDDDEDFELNWIIDRHTKVSYLGVDTLMNRCPPLVKDIYYDAENLILPYTEAAAAYKKKTYRGSVAHMTVPEEKQTMFLPDVIEEDEEDVKPSHHTSTMSLATHPNDSPPCERRQISPRPETPTKIDQTCPETILQFDIQEPSVHADQIEQKAKNIADTIKKFSSLGKYSLPRIDSSRKPFFTLTKSPKLVIQPWPSTSNLSIPSRQIIDTPSVYMDNLNPWRDYSPKVALPYSFDVGGSEHSPEEQGQYDFESVHPSDDTAINPSDSPHSDTCQLQCQHYGTSYLTLPETPLSIPSKATMPKNRSPKFLVRRHKSMGTGRKKGIQWKRIVKTTKKNTPDGMPKTERSLTRSRDSPNLKLKETSPNTNKDDISDTDTSGEEG, from the exons ATGACAGTCTCGTACCAGTATCAAGTGGCAAACTCTACCAGAGGTGGATTCACCAGGCTTCTTTTTATGTGGAGAGGATCACTGTATAAGCTCATCTATAGAGAATTACTCTTATTCCTGATACTCTTTGCAGCAATCTCCACTGTTTACCGTCACATGCTCAGTATCAAACTGAAAAG AGAATTCGAAAAGATTGTCATTTATTgcgataattttattaatttaattccaTTAAGTTTCGTTCTTGGATTCTACGTATCTTACGTTGCTCAAAGATGGTGGCAACAATATCAAGCGATACCTTGGCCCGATAA GGTAATGCATTTAATTGCTTTGTACGTTACTGGAAACGACGAATACGCTCGTACACTTCGAAGAGCTCTGATGCGCTACTTGAACCTTTCCCTGATACTTGTTTTACGTTCGATCAGTTCGGCGGTGAAAAAACGATTCCCAACGCTCGATCACGTCGTTGATTCTG GTTTTATGACAGCGTTTgaattggatttatttttggCAGTACCAAGCTTAGAATTCAACACTTATTGGATCCCTTGCACATGGTTTATCAACCTTCTAAAAGAAGCGCGTCATAATCACAGAATTCCCGATCCTCAgggattaaaattaattatggaG GAATTCAGCGAATTTCGTACAAAATGTGGCCTTTTATGGAGCTACGATTGGATATCAATTCCGTTAGTTTACACGCAAGTAGTGACATTGGCGACGTACAGTTTCTTTGCCGTGGCTTTAATAGCTCGTCAGTACATCGATGGTAAAGAAAAACAATTCCAGCTGCAGATTGACATTTACATACCTGTTTTTACTCTgctacaatttttctttttcatggGCTTGTTAAAG GTAGCGGAACAATTAATTAATCCTTTTGGCGATGACGACGAAGATTTCGAATTGAATTGGATAATTGATCGCCATACAAAA GTATCATACCTTGGAGTAGATACCCTTATGAATCGTTGTCCACCATTGGTCAAAGATATTTACTATGACGCTGAAAATCTAATTTTACCATACACTGAAGCAGCGGCTGCttacaaaaagaaaacttATCGCGGTAGTGTGGCACACATGAC CGTTCCCGAGGAAAAGCAAACTATGTTTCTACCAGATGTTATAGAAGAGGACGAAGAGGACGTAAAACCGTCACATCACACATCAACGATGAGTTTAGCTACTCATCCTAATGACAGCCCACCGTGTGAAAGGCG CCAGATCAGCCCGCGCCCTGAAACACCTACGAAAATTGATCAAACTTGTCCTGAGACAATTTTACAGTTTGATATTCAAGAACCATCGGTCCACGCCGACCAAATAGAACAAAAAGCGAAAAATATAGCAGACACtataaagaaattttcatCTTTAGGAAAGTATTCGTTGCCACGAATTGATTCAAGCCGAAAGCCATTTTTCACATTAACAAAAAGTCCTAAGTTGGTTATACAACCTTGGCCGAGTACGTCCAATTTATCAATACCCTCGAGACAAATCATAGACACACCTTCCGTTTACATGGATAATCTAAATCCATGGAGAGATTATAGTCCAAAAGTTGCACTACCATACTCGTTTGATGTTGGTGGTTCGGAACATTCCCCGGAAGAGCAAGGGCAATACGACTTCGAAAGTGTACATCCATCAGACGATACTGCTATAAACCCAAGTGACAGTCCTCATTCAGATACATGCCAGTTACAGTGCCAACATTACGGTACTTCTTATTTAACGCTGCCAGAAACACCTTTGTCAATCCCGTCGAAAGCAACGATGCCGAAAAATAGAAGCCCCAAGTTTCTTGTAAGAAGACATAAATCAATGGGGACAGGTAGAAAGAAAGGTATTCAATGGAAACGGATCGTGAAAACTACTAAGAAAAATACACCAGACGGTATGCCGAAAACCGAACGAAGCTTAACTCGTTCGAGGGACTCgccaaatttaaaattaaaagaaacatCGCCGAATACAAACAAAGACGATATATCTGATACAGACACATCGGGCGAAGAAGGATGA